A stretch of DNA from Bacillus sp. NP157:
AAGGGACGCCGTGTTCTCCGGTGAGCCTGCCCGACCGCTGAGCCATTCGGCCCTCGACCGGCTCCCGCCTAGGGAGCGTGCCTGGTTCCGGGCCCTGCTCGAAGATGCTGCGCTGACGGCCTTCGAGGCCAATCAGGAAACCCTCTGGGTACGGGTTCACCCCCTTTGTCGCCGGGCCCGCAGGCGCCTCCTGCTCATCCAGCTCAAGGGCCTGTTCCGTGGGAAGACGGCTCTTTGAAAAAAATGCCCGCCCCGCGCCAACACGCCCGGTGGACGTCGTGGACCACTTCATGGGCCCGTTGCCCGAGGTGCCACCGACCACCGGTGTCCGCCGGTGGGGCAAGGCGTTTACCGCCACCGGGCTGCTCACGGCCCTGAGCCTGGTTGTCATGACCGCCCTGTGCGGCCCCTGGACGCGCGCGCAATTGTTCGACGCCATCCACGCCCTCGGCCATCTCTGCCTGCCCCACGTCGTGCGCTCTGCGCCCGCGTGGCACATCGGGATGGCCCTGCCGTTTTTGGCTTTTGTCCCTGCCGTCCTTGTCTTCCCCTCCATGCTCAAACCCCGCTTTGGGGTGCGTCACATCGACGGACAACGAGTCATCGGAGGAAGGGAGGCCGTCAGGGCTTTTCAGCGTGAGGCAAGACGGATGGGCGTGAGCCAACCCAGTGCGCTGCTGTCCCTCCATCCAGCCGCACTGTGGCCCGCGTCGCAGTGGAAGAAACATGTCCTCATCACTGGCGGTGTCGGCAGCGGAAAAACACAAATCCTGCTGCACATCGTCCGGCAGATTTTCAGTGGGCGGCACCGGGCCCTGATTTATGACGTCAAGGGGGATTTCACCGCCGCTTTTCCGACCGCCGCCATCCTGTCCCCGTTTGATGAGCGCAGTCTGATTTGGCACATCGCTGCCGACTGCCAGACGTCCGTCCAGGCGGCTGCCTTGGCGCAGGCGTTCATTCCCGTCGAGGAAGGGCAGGGGAAGTTCTGGTCTGTCGCAGCACAGATGCTCCTTGAGGGTTGCATCCTGTCGTTGCAATCGGATAAGCCGGGCACATGGGGATGGGCGGACCTCCGCGACCGCCTGAGCCTTTCACAGGGCGCGTTTGCTGCGCTCATGTCTCAGCATCACCGCAAAGCCGAGAGCCTGATTTCCGACCCGGATAGCTCAGCAACGTCCAGCGTCCTTGGGACTCTGGCCGCCTACACCGCCAACATCGACAAGCTTGCGGCAGCGTGGCCGCAGCCGGTGAAAAAGCGCTCCATTGCGCTGACCCGTTGGGTTGCCGACGACTACAGGGGCCCCCGCCAGCTCATCGTCCAGGCCGGTGTGGATGCTGACCTGACGGCCACGTACATCGGCGCGATGATGGCGGTGTGCGCCGGGGAAATCCTCTCGCCCCGCCTGCCCGACAATGAAAGCGGGCGACATCTGTTTTTCGTGCTCGATGAGCTGACCTCCATCCGCCGCATCGATGTCCTCCCCAGCCTGATTGATAAAGGGCGCAGCAAGGGGATTTCCATCATCGCCTGCTTGCAGGACCAGGCTCAGCTCATCGAACGGTACGGCCAGAACATTGCCAGCGCGCTGTCGGCGATGGTCGGGACACAAATCCTCTGCCGCGTGATGCCGGGACAGACCCGGGAAACCCTCATCCAGAACGCAGGAAAAAGGCGAGTCGCAGTCACATCCATCACCACTTCGGGTGGCTTCAAAGATGGCGTGGCGGGGTCGTCCTCGGTGAGCGTACAGGAAGAGCCCGTGTTGACCGGGGAAGACCTCTCGACCCTCGGGCCGGTCTTTGAGCGCGGCAAATTCCAGGGCGTAAAGGCCATGGTGACCACGGGCCGGGACTATCTCGAATTGCTCTGGCCGCACCAAATCCTGCCCTCTCGCCGACCGGGCCAGGTGCCCGCGTTCTGGACGCTGCCGGAGTCTGAAAAGGGGGTGTTGGTCATCCCGCCCCGCGTGCAGGTCCCGGCCCGGGAAGCACCCCCAGAGCTCGCCGGGGACGTTGCACGCCGGCTGGGTGGGGAAGCCCTCGCCGACGCCCTCCAGAGGCTGAAAAGAGGAGAGAGGGCCCCTTGACGGAGTCCCGTTCTCTGTTATCGATAGAGAGACCCCTTTTTCTCTCTTTCATGCGCAGGAGCCCCCTATTATGCAGAACCCCCTTTCCATCCGAATCGTCGAGTTGATGATGGCCGTCCACGATGGCCGTGTTGATGACATCCCGTCCATCGCCGCCGGGTTCGAGCCGGTCGAGTTTGGCACTTATCTCCAGTTCCTCCTCTATGACGTGGCCGAGAAGGGGGAGGGTGTGGCGGAAGAGTTGATGTCGGCGCTGGTTGCCATCCCCGGAGTGGTGACCCCTGAATCCGCCACGATGGCGCTTCTCCAGGCCTGTGTCTCTGACAACACGCCCGCCATCCTCGCCCTGACCCCCTACAGCGAGGCCATGGGCTGGTCCGATGACGCCATCGCGCAACTTCCGCCCGCTGCGGCCCGGACCGTGCAATCCGTCATCGACCGCAGCCGGCTTGCAACCTTGCCCATGCCTGCCAGCACGGCTCCGGCGAGGAGGCTTTGATGCTGCACATCAACACGCTCTCGGGCGCCGGCCCCATCCGGACCGTGCTTTGTTTTTCAGCGCCTGTTGGCCCGTTTGCCATTGCATCGCACCGGCATGAAGAGGTCGTCCGGGACGTCCTGCATTTCATCGACCGACTCGGCCTTGTCCGCTCCCGCCGTGGCAGGGCCGGAATGCGCTCGGTGGCCGTGGTCAATGCAGCAACAGGCGTTGTCGCCCGCCCGTGGCCTTCGCCCTTTTGCCGTGCACATATCCTTTCCCGCTGTGAGGGGGAGGATGGCCGGCTCGGGCGGACGGACATCTCTGCCCTTGTCCGGCGCTCGGACGCCCTCGGCCTGTATTACCGCATCCGGCTCGCCAGCGTCGCGGGGGTGAGCTCATGCTGACACTGACCCGACTGACGAAAGGCGGCAAGAAGGGCGGTAACGTCGTGGCCTACCTCCAGGCGACGGAGTATTACCGGGACAAAGACGACGCCGTCCAATCCGCTTCTTCATGGGAAGGCCAGGGCGCGGCCGACCTCGGCCTTTCCGGTGTGCCTACCGCCGAGCAGATGGAGCGTCTGGCCGAAGGGTTTGACCCGCACAGTTCGCGCAGGAAGGCTCTTGTTCCAAGCGCAGGCAAGGACACCAGGGCCATTGGCGCGGACGCAACCTTTTCGGCGCCCAAGTCAGTCAGTCTGGCATATGCGGTGGCCTCGCCCGAAGAGCGCGATGCCATCCTGGGCGCCCAACGCGCGGCGGTGGCTTCCGTTCTGGGGTTCATCGAAAAGGAGGAATTGCTGCGCGCACGGCGCGGCCACGCCGGCATCGATTCGATTGCGACCCAAGGCGTTGTGGCAAGCACGCACTACCATTTTTCCAATCGCAATCTTGAGCCGCAGCTCCACACGCATACCCTGCTCTACAACGTCGCAAGGGGCGAGGACGGCCAGCTGTGCTGTGTCGAAACCAACGAGATTTTCCGGTACCAAAAGGCCCTCGGTGCACTGTACCGGACCGAGCTCGCCCGGAACCTCGAAGGCTTGGGCTACGGCATTGAACACACGTTGGGCTTCGATGGGCTCGGCGAAGCCGACGGGAAAGATGCCTTCGAAATCTCGGGCATCTCGAAAACCTTGCGGGACCATTTCTCGACCCGGGCCAAGGAAGTGGAGGAGTATCAGAAGGCCCATCCCCACGCCCGGAACGGTGCGCTGGCAACCCGGAAAAACAAGGACGAACCGACGTTCTCGGAGCTCACCGCCGAGTGGAAGAAATCCCTGGGTGAGCTCCGCGCAAAGCATCCAGGGATGGTGCCGACGACCGACACCCTGAAAGCCCATAAGGGCATTTCTCGGACCACCGACATGGCCGACGTCATCGACAAGCTGCACGAGACCGAGGCCGTCATCTCCCGCCCGGCGTTGCTCGAAGCCCTGGCAAAAAACAGCGTGGGGAAGGGGATAGACACCGTCCTTTCCGATGAAAAGGCCCTTGCCGCCAGAGCCGACATCCACCACATCAAACCGGAACGACAACCGGGGCCGGCGTCACAGTGGTCCAGCCGTCCGACGCTCAAACACCGGGAGACCCGGTATGCGAACAGTGAGACCGTCGCCCGGGAAAAGGGTGTGTTGACCATGGCAGCAGAGGCTGCAAAGGACACCCGCCACAGCGTTCCGATGGACCGCGTCCAGGCCGGCCTTGCTGCGTTCGAGGCCCGGAAATCGGAGGAAACAAATTCAACCTTTCGCCTCACGCCCGAGCAGCGGGCCATGGTTGAGCACACCGCCCATGCCACCGGTGGCATCGCACTGGTCGTGGGTCGCGCGGGCACTGGAAAGACCACGAGCAGCGAAGCCTGCGTTGAGGTCTGGAAAGGCGAGGGGATGACGGTTTTCGGGGCGGCGACAAGCTGGAAGGCTGCCAAGAAACTCCAAAAGGAATCCGGTGTGGAAGGCATCGCCCTGGCCGCCCTCGCAAAGCGCATCGAAAAGAAAGACCCCGACTGGATGCCCGACGCAAAATCTGTCCTGATGATTGATGAGGCCAGCCTGCTCGGCACCCGGTCGTTTGACGTGGTGCAGCGGGCTTATTTGAAGGCCGGTGGCAAGGTGATTTTGATAGGGGACCCCCTTCAGCTGGCCTCCGTCGACCAGGGCAGCCCATTCCGCGCCCTCATCGAAAAACACGGCTATGCACAGCTCGAAAAAATCACGCGACAGAAGACGACCGAAGGCCTGGACCTCGCCAATCATTTCTACGAGGGCGCAGAGCAGAAGAAGGGCGAACGCACGGCGAGCCAAGCCAACACGCTCGGCAAGGCCTTGATGAAGCGCATGGACGACATGGGCGCCGTCCACCGGTTTGACGATGGGAAGAAAGCCGTCGCGGGTCTGGTGGATGCCTTCTTGTCATCGCCTGAAAAGACGTCCGAAAAACTCGCCATTGCCGCGACAAACGCCGACGTCGATGAGATTGCACGGGGTATCCGGCAAGGCTTGAAAGCCCGGGGCGAACTTAGCGCCGTGGACTTCCACGCCGACACCATTACCAGGTCCGGCGGCCAGCAGCGGTTGGCCCTGGCGGTGGGCGACCGCATCCGGTTCAAAGCAAAGGTGGACGACAGGGCGGCCAAGAATGAGGATGCGACCATCCAGCGCATTCGCCGAAATGCCACCGGTGGTCTGGACATCACGGTCCGGATGGATGACGACGCGACCAACGGGAAGGCCCGGGAATTTACCTTTGATTCTCTCCAGCATGACCAGTTCGCCTACGCCTACGCGATGACGGCATTCGGCGCGCAGGGGCAGACCAGCCATTCCGCATTCTGGCTCGGTACGCCGACCGACCAGCACCTGGGCCTGGTGGCTGCGACGCGTGCAAAACACAGACTGGCCGTTTTCCTCGACAAGGAAGCCGAGGCAGGTTTTTCCAGCAGCCTGGGCCGCCAGAGTCACAAGGCCAACGCCCTGGAAGAAGGTGTCTCGCAGAGCCAGCGCCGGCCCTTTATGCAGGGCTTTTCCGCGCACCTCGACCGTTTCAAGCAGAACGCCGCCGCCATTTCCCAACGCTTTTTTGGCGAGAAGGAGCAAAAACCAAAACTCAAAAATCAACAGAGGGGAGTCACCGTATGAAAACCACCCACATCACGCGCTCGGCGCTGGCCGCTGCCATGAGCCATGGCCGCATCGAGCGACAGGGGAGGGCCGCTGCGCTCCACCGAGGCGGCCATGGCTTCGCGGAGATTGGAGAAGAACTGGAGACGAGTCCCGGCGTTGCCGGGCGGCTCGTGCGTGCAGGCAAGAGCCGCCGGCATCAAGCCCTCGTTGAAGCACAAAAAGCCCATGAGGAACGCCAGGCTGACCGGCAGGCCTTGCGACTGGCGAAAGCGCTGGAGACGCAAACCGCGATGGCCTTCCGCCGCGCAGGCCTGACGTGGACCGCCGTGGCAGAGCGCACGGGGTGGCCGGCGGTACACCGCGCGCGCCAGGCGATGCAGGCCGAAAAGAAGGCGCGCTTGACAAAGTGAGCTAAAAAAATCGAGTTTCGGAAAAAGGGATTGACAGACCGGGAAACCTTCTTACTGTGGATGTAGAGAGCACACTTTCTCTCTTCCCACAACCTCCAAGGAGTTCCCCATGCTTGCCGACCTTACCGACACCCTTGCCGCCCCCCTCGACGTCTTCGTTTCCCTCGCGGAAAGCCTGTTCCCCAACACCGGCATGTGGGGCGCGTTGCTCGCATCCCTCGCCACGTGGCCCGCTGCGGCCTTCATCGGGATGATGGGGTAAGCCGCCATGAAGACCCTCCTTTCCGCTCTTCTCGCCCTGCTCGCCGTGCCGGCACAGGCCGGCACGACCACGGTGGTCATCCCCGTGGTGGCCCACGTTATCAACAGCTGTGAAATCAGCCAGCCGCCCACCATTGCGTTTGACAACCTCGACAGCGCAAAGGGCGGGGCCACCAGCGCTTCCGCTGGCATCACTTGTACCAAGGGAGCCACTGCCGCCGTCCGTCTGGTCGGTCCCACGGAGCTCACCGATGGCCGTGGGAACACCATTCCTTACACCGTCACCGACGCCAACGGCCAGCCCATCAATGCGACGCAGGGGCCGTCGTTTACCTCGGCCACGGCGTTCAGCCCGACTCTTGTTCCGATGACCGCAAGCATTGCCGGTGGCACCCGCGTGTCGGATGGCGACTACCGGTCCACGTTGACCATGACCGTCGATTTTTAAGGATTCCCCGCAGCCAGCCAAGGAGGAAAGCCCGGCCCCGTCAGGGGCCTTTTCCGTGGGTGCCCGGACCACATAAACTGGCATGACACTCATACAGGAACAGGGACGCATGGATATCGGCGTTTTTTCGGTAAAGCAGCTCGGCAACAATGAAATCGGGGAGCTTATCGCAGGTAAGCAGTCGTTCGTTTTGGAGGACGTTAGCCGGTTGAATATGCCTGAGACCGTGGCGACCTTGGAAAAGCTTATTGAGGACGCTGGGCTCCGTTCTCGTGTGTACACGAAGGGGCGGGCGGCGTCCATGGCGGCCGCCGCGATTCCGAATCCTGTGACCATTGCAGGTGGCCTGGTCGCTGGAATTGGCATCGGTGTGCACAACCTTGCGACCTTCAATCCCGATTACGAAATTGCAAAGAACTTGGCTACCGGCACCCTCACAGTTACATACAAAAAATCGTGACAAAAAAGCAGGCCCCTCGCGGAGCCTGCTTCCCGGCCTTCCCACAGGCCTACCCGCCTCCCGCAGGAGTGACGGGTCACGGGTTCAGAACATCAGTGGTTGAGGCCGATGGAGACAGAGACAGCCACCGCTGACCCCTCCCCGGCGAATGCCCCACCCACCGCCACAGCAACGCGGTCATTTTCAAACCGGTGCACGAAGCCGATGCCGATGGCCGACTGTCCACGGTATGACGCCACACCCATGCTCAACTTGTCTTGTTGCTGCACAGAGCCGGCCGACAGGGCCATCCCACCGATGACCGAGCCCACGGCGCCGGCTTGGTTGATACGGCGGTTGAGGGGGCGAATCTGGCTATCCGTGTATGCCTTGGCCCAATCGCGGGTCTGCGAATCCCCCACATCGGCGTAGGCATTGGCCTGGCTGAGCGTGCTTTGTGCGGACCGGTTGAGCTGGTCCAGGTTGACCGCGTCCGTGTCGGCCGTTCCGGCCCGCAGGTTGTGAATGGCCGTGCCGCCACTCCCGCCCAGCGTCACAGCTCCCTGGGAGGCGTCATCGTAATGGACGGCCAAATCATCACGCCCTGAGCCGACCCCGGCAGGACCCTGCGGCCCCGTGTCGCCCTTGGGGCCCTGGGGGCCGACGCTGCCGCCCTCGCTGCCCGTTTTGCTGTCGAGATACACGAGAGCCGAATTCACATCCCGGAACATTCCACCAGACAGCTGGAACATTGGTGCAATCGACACTCCGTTGAGTTGCTCCGCACCGCCGCCGTACCACGACGCAATCTGGTTACCCTGCCGCATGTTCATCGCGTCGGTGGGATTGATGCCGTCAGAGATGTAGACCAGACGATTCGTGACATCAAGCTCACCGGCCCCGCCGGCGCGGTGTCCAAAACTCACAGTGTAATTTTCATCTGCGACAGCCCCAGACCCGATGGCGGTGCTGTACCGTCCCGACGACACCGCAAAGGCACCAACCGCCGTGGAGGCCAGGTTCGTTGCAACGGCCTCCGCGCCAATCGCAGTGGCCTGGCCGCCCTCCGCGTTCGTGATGTCGCCAGTCCGTCCCGCTTGGGCACCTCCCCCGATGGCGACGTTGTGCTGGTTCAAGCCGCTGCCAGCCCCGGCTCCGGCGCCCACAGCAAGGTTGTTGCCATGGCCCAGCACGGGGTCTCCCATCGCGGTCGCGGGCTCTGCTTCGCTCGACGACATCCACGCCGCTCCGCCCGACGGCTTCGAATCCAGGGCGCTCAATGCAGAGCCCACATCCGAGTAAGACCCCGTGGAGAGGTTGTACGTCGGCGACTTGAAGAGGCCGTCCGGCCCGATGCCCGCGCCCCCGCCGAGCCCCCCTGCCACGCTGCGAAGCTGGGCGACATTCACAGCATCAAACGCCTCAGTGCCCGCCGCAACGCTTGAAATCACGCGGTTTCCGACATCGACAGAATTGTCCCGCGTGCAGTTCGAGCTCACACCCAAGGCCACGCAATTTGCGCCTGTGGCTGTGGCGCCAGCCCCAAGGGCAGTCGAGCTTTCACCCGACGCGGACGCTTGCGCGCCGAGCGCGCTAGCGAAGATGCCCGACGCGGAGGCATTGTCACCGAGCGCCAAGGCGCTTATGGCAGACGCGTCGGAGAAATTGCCGATGGCGATGGCGTTCCCGTCGCTCGCCCGCGCCTGGTTTCCAAGGGCGGTGGATGACCCGCCGCTGGCCCTCGCGTTTGAGCCGAAGGCGGACGAATTGTCGCCCGTGGCCTGTGCGCGCTCGCCGAGCGCACTTGATGCAAATCCGCCCGCAGAGGCCTGGTCGCCTACGGCCGTTCCCTGCTGGCCGGGGGCAACGGCGGTGGGCCCAACCGTCAGGGCTGAACCGGGGGTCGTGCAGACGTAACCGTCGCACGTCGGGGTTTCCTGCGCGAACAGGGGCAGCGGCGCAAGCGCCACGGCGGCGAGAAAAAGGCGTTTGAGATGGACACGGAAAGACATGAAAAGACTCCTTGATGTGGGGAAGGGGATAGACACCACCACAAAAAGGAGAGGGGCATCTCTACACATCAAAGAGAACTTTTTGACTTTGTCAAGACCAAAAAGAGATTCTTTCTTGACTAATTTGCGTTCTGCCGGAGGATAAGTTTTTCAGTTGGACATCCATTCATGACCGACTTTTCATCCCGGGCCCTCCCGGACGCCGCGTGGGACGGGGACCTTGCTGGCGTCCGACTCCTGCTTGAGGCCGGGGCGGACCCTCGCGCGGCCCACGGTTGTGCGCTGCTGCATGCCGCCCACCGGGGCCATCCCCCCATCGTTGAGCTCCTGTTGGCGGCAGGGGCCGACCCCTTGGCCCGCCGCTCGGAAGCCCTCCACCGGGCTGCGAAGGGCCGGACTGCCCGGCATCGGGCGTGTGTCCGGCTTCTGCTGCCTCTGTCTGACACGAGTCGTTGGGAAGGGTGGGAGTGGGAGGAAATTCCACTAAGGGGCTGTCCGGATGAGCTGGTGAAACTCCGCCCGGATTGCACAGCCAGACCGGCGCGCGGATGATGCACACCTCAACACTAGGGAGAATAGGGATGTTCCGTTGTCTTTCCGGGCAGGTCGCTGCCCTGGCCGTGGTCGTCTGTTCGATGGTCGCACTGAGTGCATGCGGCCAGGGCAACCCGTCGGGCGCGCATACCGGCGCGAACACCCCGACGGCCAGCTCATCCGCGCCGACCAAGCCGGTGAGCCACGGCACGACCTCGGACGCCGTCCTCCGTTACCTCGGCGCATCTTCGCCGTGCGACCTTGTCGGCAACAGGACGCCGAAGGACTTCTTTGGCTCTGACATCCACAGCATCATCGGGACCATCCAGCACGTCGGCGCCTCAAAGTCCGAGTACGAGACCACAGCCCAGTTCCAGCAGCGCATGGCCAATGCCGTCTCGGGCGCAGCCAATCCCGTCCAGTGCATCCGGGTGGGGGAGACCTCGTTCCAGCGGTACGACGCAGACGCAGGTGTTGAAACCCTGACGGTGTTCTTCCGGCAGGTCCCCAGGACCGAAAAGGGGGAGTTTGTGAAGGTCAGCGAGCGGACCGCGTCCCTCGGGTCCTATGATGCCCAGAACGCGTTTGGTGCCCACGTTGAGGTGTCCGAGCGGCGGACGGTGGTCGAGGGCGTTGTGTTCGACGGTAAGGCGCTGGATGCAGCGTTCCGCAAGCTCGGCGCAAAGCGCACCCCGGACAGAACGACCATCCGCCTGAAGATGGACGTTGACACGGCGAAGGCGCTCCCCAAGGACTTGTCCGTGTTGCTCGTGTATCAGTGGTTGCCGCCTTTTTATGGAGCGGAGACCAACTACGAAAGCCCGAGCTTTTCGTCACCGGAGCGGTCACAGGAAGAGCTCAATTACCTCCACGGCCGGCTCACGGGCGTCGTCGTCTACAGCCCGTCCAGCGGCACTATTTTTGCCTCGGGTACGCCTTGATGCGAGCTTTCAACCCCATCGTCCATGCAGTCATCGAATGGACGGCGTTGGCACGGTGCCCGGAGATTTTCCCAAACGATATTATTCATGCAGGGGTGTCAATGTCTGTGCTGCTAGCCCCGGAATGTTTGTGAACCGTCGAGCTTGCGGATGTCCCCATGCAGGGAGAGGCCATTCATTTCCTTCCCTACGGTCTCGGCAAGCTCAACCCCGAGCTTGCGAGCCATTGCCAGCGTGTGACGTGACCAGCTCGTGGAACCACACTGGATGTGCTGGACGATGAGGCAGGCCCGCCGCCGGTCGAGGGGGCGCGTGGAAACAGCTTCGTCTGTGAGCAGGGCCTGGGCGAGGATGACGGCCCGCAGGACGCCCGACAAGGCGACATTGCGCGGCAGGACGTCGAGCCAAGCCTCCGGCGGTGTGATGTCTTGGGAAACCGGGGTCTTCATCGGTGACTGCGATGGCAAGGCATCCAGCCGGGCCCACAGGCGGCCGAGGGAGGCGGCGGTCTGGACGAGCAGCCAGCGGACGGCATTGTCGGGCAGGGTGGGAGGGGCTTCATCAACCATGGGGGCGATGATGCCCCCGGCGATTGTCACGGAATGAGAAAGCGCGGAGGGCTCTCAAGAATTCCGTCTCCGTGTCGCCTCCATCAGGGCCATCAGTGCCTCCTGTTCGGGAAGGGCTGCGAGGGCGTCCACGGCCGTGCTGTAGGCAGTGCCGGGTTCAATGCGGGTGGCCGCCGCCCTTTCCCCCTCAAGGCGGTTCAGCACCGTGGCGAGGTCCTCCGCCGTGGCATTGAAGTAGCGCTTTAAAACACCCAGGTCGTCGTGACCGCTGATGGCCGCCACCTGCAATGGGTTTTTCAGCGCATGACCGAGCTCGGTGATGCGGGTGTGCCGTAGGTCGTGAAGCCGGGCCCCTTCCACGCCTGCACGCCGACAGGCCCGGGCCCACGCCTGCGTAATGGAATCAGGCGCGAGCCGCTGTCCGGTGTCACCTGTGAACACCGCTCCCTTTGCATGTTTGCCACCCCGTTCGGCCCGCAGGTCGAGGAGGAGGTGGGCAAGGTGCGGGGGAAGGGGGATGGTGCGGTTGCGGGGTGCCACCCCGGCACGGTTCTTGTGTCGGCTTTTGGTGTCCCGCAGAAGCGCAGTGGCCTTGTCGGGGTCTTCCAGTTTGAGGTCCGACCAGTCCAACTTGACGACCTCGCCCCGGCGGGCAGCTGAAAACCGGGCGGTGTAGACGGCCGCACGGGTGGTGGGCAGCGCGTCTGCCAACGCCTCCTGGATGTGGGTCCACTCGATGGCGGTCAACGTGCGCTCGCGTCCCTGCCCTGTCGGCGGCAGGTCCAGGGCCTTCCACTTTTCCAGTGGATTGACGCAGTCGATTTCCCAATGTTTCCGGGCGTGCTGAAACGTTTGTGACAAAAACCCGATGACACGGCGGATACTTTCCGCCGGTGCCTGCTTGCCGTCCCGGCCGAGGAGGCGGGACGCAAGGGAATTGCGTGCACCCCCGAAATGTTCGGGCTTGAGTTTTCGCAGATTCAATGCGCAGAGGTCAGGAAAGCCTTTGTTTTTCGACGTCTGGCTGCTGGCCTGCCCGGTCAGCATGCGCGCATAGGCCAGCCGTTGCTGCCCACTCTTGCCCAACTTTTTCCCGTCGGCGGCCAGGGCTTTTTTTTCGGCCTCCACTTCGTCAATCACTCGATGGAGCAACTGCCCAAGGGTCCATGCCCCCGACAATTGTGCGCGGGGTTTCCGGTACAGACGGAGCGCGGAGCGCTCCTGGATGGCAAAAAGATTTGCGCTGTCCAGGGCGTTTTTCCGGGACGTAGGGTCTGACGGCCGGGCCTTTGGATCAAAGGGGAAAACCGTTGTGGGCAGGCCCGTGGTCTTGCCGTCCGCCCCCTTCCAGCGGATTTTTACTTCATACCGGACAGAGCCATCCTCGCGCAGATAAACCCCGGGTTCGCGGCGTTCGGCTTTGGGCTTTTTTGATGTCATTTCCACTCCATGCAAGGGGCCTGGTTGCTTTCGCGCCCGGCGCCGGTTCTGTATCCTTCCCGGCTGTCGTGCCCCTGTAGCTCAGCTGGATAGAGCGCGCCCCTCCTAAGGGTGAGGTCGCAGGTTCAAATCCTGCCGGGGGCACCAGTTCTCCGTCGTCAGTGTCCCAGCTGTGTCCCGAGGATTCAAGCGGGTAGCCCAAGTCACTGATCGAAAACAGGTCCCGGCAAGTGACTGCCCCGCTCCTAAGGGGAAGGTCGCCCGTTCGAATCGGGCCGGGGTCACCACTGCCGGGGCTGGCATGCCTGCATGGCATGGCCCTGCAAGCCGCCAAGCGGCTGGCCGATGTATTCAGTCCGGGTCGGACTGCTGGCCGGTCCATCTGCCAGGAGCCACCGATGACCCGCTCATTCGACGCCATCATCATCGGGGCGGGCCAGGCAGGCCCGGCGCTCGCCGGACGGCTCACCGCCGCGGGCAAGACCGTCGCGATCATCGAGCGACACCTCGTGGGCGGCACCTGCGTCAACACGGGCTGCAAGCCGACCAAGACCCTCGTCGCCAGCGCTTACGCCGCCCACCTGGCGCGTCGCGGCGCGGAATACGGCGTCCGCTACGCATCGGATCCCGGTCCCGTCCGCTTCCACCTGCCCACTGCCGCGGCACGCGCTGAAAAAGTCATCCTCGACTCGCGCAAGGGCAATGAAGACTGGCTCGCCGGGATGCCCGGCCTCACCCTGATCCGGGGACATGCCTGCTTCACCGGTCCGCGCCAGGTCGAGGTCAACGGCGAAACACTCGAAGCGCCCCAGGTCTTCATCAATGTCGGTGGCCGCGCCAACGTGCCGGATTTCCCCGGCATCGACGAGGTCGACTACCTCACCAACAGCACGATCATTCCCCTGCAGACGCTGCCCGAACACCTGGTCGTGGTCGGCGGCAGCTACATCGGCCTGGAGTTCGCCCAGATGTACCGCCGCTTCGGTGCGAAGGTCACCGTGGTGGAGCAGGGCCCGCGCCTGGTTAGCAGGGAAGACGAAGCGGT
This window harbors:
- a CDS encoding type IV secretion system DNA-binding domain-containing protein — encoded protein: MDHFMGPLPEVPPTTGVRRWGKAFTATGLLTALSLVVMTALCGPWTRAQLFDAIHALGHLCLPHVVRSAPAWHIGMALPFLAFVPAVLVFPSMLKPRFGVRHIDGQRVIGGREAVRAFQREARRMGVSQPSALLSLHPAALWPASQWKKHVLITGGVGSGKTQILLHIVRQIFSGRHRALIYDVKGDFTAAFPTAAILSPFDERSLIWHIAADCQTSVQAAALAQAFIPVEEGQGKFWSVAAQMLLEGCILSLQSDKPGTWGWADLRDRLSLSQGAFAALMSQHHRKAESLISDPDSSATSSVLGTLAAYTANIDKLAAAWPQPVKKRSIALTRWVADDYRGPRQLIVQAGVDADLTATYIGAMMAVCAGEILSPRLPDNESGRHLFFVLDELTSIRRIDVLPSLIDKGRSKGISIIACLQDQAQLIERYGQNIASALSAMVGTQILCRVMPGQTRETLIQNAGKRRVAVTSITTSGGFKDGVAGSSSVSVQEEPVLTGEDLSTLGPVFERGKFQGVKAMVTTGRDYLELLWPHQILPSRRPGQVPAFWTLPESEKGVLVIPPRVQVPAREAPPELAGDVARRLGGEALADALQRLKRGERAP
- a CDS encoding relaxase domain-containing protein, whose translation is MLTLTRLTKGGKKGGNVVAYLQATEYYRDKDDAVQSASSWEGQGAADLGLSGVPTAEQMERLAEGFDPHSSRRKALVPSAGKDTRAIGADATFSAPKSVSLAYAVASPEERDAILGAQRAAVASVLGFIEKEELLRARRGHAGIDSIATQGVVASTHYHFSNRNLEPQLHTHTLLYNVARGEDGQLCCVETNEIFRYQKALGALYRTELARNLEGLGYGIEHTLGFDGLGEADGKDAFEISGISKTLRDHFSTRAKEVEEYQKAHPHARNGALATRKNKDEPTFSELTAEWKKSLGELRAKHPGMVPTTDTLKAHKGISRTTDMADVIDKLHETEAVISRPALLEALAKNSVGKGIDTVLSDEKALAARADIHHIKPERQPGPASQWSSRPTLKHRETRYANSETVAREKGVLTMAAEAAKDTRHSVPMDRVQAGLAAFEARKSEETNSTFRLTPEQRAMVEHTAHATGGIALVVGRAGTGKTTSSEACVEVWKGEGMTVFGAATSWKAAKKLQKESGVEGIALAALAKRIEKKDPDWMPDAKSVLMIDEASLLGTRSFDVVQRAYLKAGGKVILIGDPLQLASVDQGSPFRALIEKHGYAQLEKITRQKTTEGLDLANHFYEGAEQKKGERTASQANTLGKALMKRMDDMGAVHRFDDGKKAVAGLVDAFLSSPEKTSEKLAIAATNADVDEIARGIRQGLKARGELSAVDFHADTITRSGGQQRLALAVGDRIRFKAKVDDRAAKNEDATIQRIRRNATGGLDITVRMDDDATNGKAREFTFDSLQHDQFAYAYAMTAFGAQGQTSHSAFWLGTPTDQHLGLVAATRAKHRLAVFLDKEAEAGFSSSLGRQSHKANALEEGVSQSQRRPFMQGFSAHLDRFKQNAAAISQRFFGEKEQKPKLKNQQRGVTV
- a CDS encoding spore coat protein U domain-containing protein — encoded protein: MKTLLSALLALLAVPAQAGTTTVVIPVVAHVINSCEISQPPTIAFDNLDSAKGGATSASAGITCTKGATAAVRLVGPTELTDGRGNTIPYTVTDANGQPINATQGPSFTSATAFSPTLVPMTASIAGGTRVSDGDYRSTLTMTVDF